AATAGAGAAGAGAAGTACAAGTAAAATTATAGTTTCCCTTTCTTTTGTGTGACAGAGAAGTGAGAAGACAAGAATTTGAGAATTGGGAAAAGATGAGAGATAAAGTTAGGAGAGAATGAAAAGGATGGATCTTTGGTTTTTCACTAACCCATATTAAGCAAccactttaataataataccaatCATCAAAACTTTCAAACATTAAAACACAACCTAGTGCTATTGGtatcttcattttttcacacaacataaaatttcataaaaaaatatatatatatttccattTACATATATCTAttaccaatttaaaaacattggaataatatattttttttctgtctaCGTATCTGCTAAATTTCTGCAGATTGGACACGTCTATCCACCGATACTTTTGTTGCTATAAATGGTAGATTCCGCCATCAATGTCCAAACACAAAAGTAAGGTGCAGATATTAAGTAAATATGTTTCCATCTTATTTATTCACTCATGTttgattattcttttttaatcgAAACACAATAAAAGATTCATCATCACTTTCTTTCTCATAAATTAAGCAGTTACTTTCTTGTAAATTGGGCATGGCATCCTTTTAAAATTCGTTTATTTCCCAGCAACCAAAATCTTgtgtcattattattattgcattTTTTGGAAGAattatagaaagaaaaagaaaaaagaggaagCATCCTATTCCCATAATGGAGCAGAGGAGTGGTAGAAGAAACAATGATGCCGATTTGACATGACAAAACTTTATCCTTTGGCCATGCCATCAtgcttttttctctctctctgtctcAACTTTTAAGACTTTTGCTGCCTCTTGAAGCCAAAATAATGAAACCAAACAAAATGAAACCACTCCTCTTTCGCTCTTTCCTCTTTTCACACCACACACCTTACTGTCTCTGCCCCCTTTCCATTCACACCCATCACTACTTTCCAACCACACACTATAACTTTTTCCAACACATTCATCATACCTTAACCAAAATCAACCAAAGATATCATcgaaatcaaaaaattatatataaccaAAAAAACTATACGAACAAAAGAATTCtacattctatttttttttgtctttttttacaagataaaaaaaactattttttttatctagttTGTGTTTAACTCtacaatgaaagaaaaaaaaaacctatgtAATGAATTTTAGTACTAAGAGAGATTGACATGCACACTAGCATCCATGCCTGAGTCACAAATCGGACAATTCCGTACAGTGGACCCACACATCGTGCAGAGGCAGAGATGCCTGCATGGTAATAACAGCACCACCGACTCTCTCACCCCGCAGCTCCGACACAGCCTCGCGCCACCGCCTGACGCCGCCGTGTCCTCGCACCCCTCCGCCGCGTCGTTGCTCCCACAGCTCGACTGTGCGTCGTCGGCCACGGCGGCGCGTTCCTCTCCGGCGTGTGCCAAAACCTGCTCCAAATTGGTTCTTAGGTAGTTGGCAGTGGTTTCGTTGGTTTGTGCGAGGTCCCTCCAAATTTGATTCTCCACGCATAAATTTTTCACTCTCTCTTGAAGGGCCCAATTCAACTTTCCCATTCTCTGAATCTCTTCGTCTTTTTCCTTCAGCTTCTTCGCCATTGCCTCTTGAATTGCGCTCGCTAGAATCCTCGATTGCCTCATTTTCTGTTCCTCCAATTCCATCCTCACTTTTTCGGTCTGTTCAATTCCAAAACGGATGTTAATAATCATCGAATCAAAATTTTACATTGACGAAAAATGCTCTTCAAAATCAgggatttttgaaaatttgaaaaattttgacTCTTGTGTGCAGTTACTCGCTTTTATGAATGGAGCGAGATTGAATTGAATGCTGCCATTTCTTTTTTCCACACATTCACACAGTCGGTGTAATACTGTAACTGTTTCGAATGAAGATGCAAATCTGATGACTCGTGAATTGAATTAATCAGTGATGAAACACGAGTCATCAAATTCTGGGTTTTGTGTATTGAATGTGTGGAAAAGTTGGTGCAGGAAATCAGGGTTCATAAatgaaaagtgagaaaaaaaaattaaaaatgattgagAGGGGTGGAGAATGAATTACATGGTGTGCAAGAACTCGGTCGATTTCAGATTGGTGATGGTGAAACTGGTAGAGAATGTCCTGGGTGAGAAAAGAAGGTTGTGGAGAGATTTTGTTCTTGTGATGAGGTGGGAGAGAGGTTAATTCAGTGGTGAAATCTCTGGAACGTTTTCTCTGAAGGGGGAGATTGTAGGTGAGACCACTATCTGCTTTGTTTGGATCACAAAACGAGGATTGATAGAAAGACAAAAGAGATTCAGGcattgctgctgctgctgctggaAGAGGCAAAGCTGAATCCATCTGGGTATTGCAGATGTAATCACAGTTCAATTGATGATACTGTTGTTGATTGGATTTGATGATTTCCCTGCAACATacaaaaaatcatgaaaaacgaaaccttaaaagaaagaaaaaattgattttgtggTGAGGATGTTGTACCTGTTGGTGAGTGACTGAGAAGGCAAGAGATTCATGTAAGAAGCATCAACTGCCATGGTGGTTGTTTAAGGTtgttgtttgtgtgtgtgtgtgatatAGAGAATGAAGGAGAGAATAAGAAGGATATGAAGGAGAGCATGCAATAGATGTGGCTGAGTATTAGGGAAAGTgagtgaatgaatgaatgattcAGGTTTATTTAGCCTTGGTTTTTGTGGGCGTTTTCAAGAGATAGAAAGTCAAACGCATCTTTTCTAGacacataaaagaaaagaaaagcaaaggAAAATCAAAATCTGTGCATAATTGTTTAAGGaacattagaaaataaaaatgttaaacatgGCTTGTCAGATTTTGGTCTGTCGGATTCACTTTAACGTTTTTTCTACGTTCACTCGTTCTAGACATTTGTTTCtaactttctctctttctttcttttttcttttccttttaccAAGCATCACAATAAATACTGACATGATTCATgcaatcaataataataaaataatgggagcgttattatataataagtattagtttttcatatatttttaacatatacaaaaaaaatatcataatttatatACTTCCCATCTTCCTTACACTTTCCTTGGGTCAAGTACATGACTCTCTACAATAATaccaattttaaaaacacaatttCGTCATCCAAATCTCTACCATATTCTCTTATGTATATATACTTATCAAATAAatgtcaaatatataaatatcatcTGATAAAAATCTATTTCTTACACACAGATAATTAGTTTAACgctagaaatataaaatattagtttatattatagttaagaaaataaaaataatttaaataaaaataattaaagttgtttttttcaactataaatatttttaatatattctcttccgtttattttatcttttatgttaCACCTATACAAAATAACTGTTTACTTAGACAACAAaactataattgtatatatgaatactgaataataaaattcttaaatgccgtttatattatttcaaattacatgacaataatatattaatatgaaaCATTATTTGTTTACTACCTCCATTTGATGTAAAGTCAATATAAAAGATAGTCTTTTCATCTTATATTAgatatatttagttattaattcagttttacaaaataatgaatataattgattatacaatataaaataaatattaaatagaattatgttctttgaataatatttttttaacaagtaAGTACTAATTAATTAGTATAAGATACTATTTATAaggtatgaaaaataaaaatgtatattattatatttatagaaattaattaataatttggcTGAGTTACATATactcacaaaaaaaaacataattatctcaaattaaaatattcccCCAATATGTAagttgttttaattaattttatacttttacatTAAATCCactataatttaattatgatttattaattGATATCACTAGCATAAAATTTTCTACTTTTGATAATAAGATCatgtattaatttattattatataatcatcatatacaaataattagaatattaAATTTACTATTGTTTTGAATAGTACTCTTaaccttttattaatattatttcataattattcTTAACTTATATTATATAGGTATTTATTTAgacctatttatatttatatgtataaggATAATCATGTTTGTATTTATATTGATGttgtaagaaaataattatgcgtgagtattaatatacttttcaGAAAcgtgtattaatatatttgaataaataaaattttcttcatgATATTACGATCAGTAAGAATACCTACACGTAAATATTAAGACAAACGTATGTATGAATATCTAATATACTTGTCGGTAAGTATGGCTgtaattgttttgtttgttttaatatataatgagataattttagtttaacaCATTTAGCTTAATAATATTGATAGATTTTATACAAGCATAATCTTAAACAAGGTTTTTCTGGTTGAGAAATCAGTCTTTTTCATAATGTTTGCTTAACAGGTTTATTTGTatgagaaatataatttttaatattgacGAATAAAtgtatgataaataattttgaagatataaattagaaattacagttgtgaattattttatttaattatttagtagGAGAAATAGTTGTCTATAATAAACTAGACACGTAagattttggaaaaataaaaaatactgaCACAGCCAAAAATTGTAAGCTGGCAAAGAGATGAAGATAGAGATGGATCCAAACTTCAAAATCCCAGACTGAATCTTATCCTCCAACaccaattaaaatttcaaacaaaactatattctaatttttttttagtttataaatgaGTGTACATTATTTATGAACTAAATTCAatcaaaagtatatttttagaCCATATCTTTTCATAACTTTGAGAAAAACTGTTTAAACAACATTATTTACaggatgaaaaagaaaaaatgttttctgACTTAGTATAGTGTATTTTAATGAGTTGAAATAATTTGTTCACGAGCACTTCACATGTTTATGTgtaatttagataaaaaaagaaaaaggaaggtCTCTCTtgctaaaaaattaaagaaataaagttaatttcgtggatttaaaaaaaaaaggatagaAAAAGTTGTAGATTTAATTTCTTcattaaaaaagttaacaaccaatgattaaaaaaataaaacgtgtttttttttttattttaaatttatttccaatatttcaaaatataagaCTACTATGATATACAAcatgagaagaagagaaaatataGCAGATAAACTAAGGCAATACAATAGAATTAAAACagttatctttaatttaaatttaaaattaattaaaacccCAAATTACAAATATCCAATTAAAGTggttaatatataatttgatggATAATGATGATATGACAGAGTGGTCAAAGGTGAATGATAGTGTGTGGGGAAGGTGCAGGACATGTGGGTGGGGGCGCAGGTACGGTCAATAATCAATACTGACTGCTGAATAATACTCTCAATGAAACAGTTTCTGACTTTCTCTGTTTTCCTTCATCTAAGCTCAGTCAATAGTCAATGTTTCATCTTCAATAGAcaacttctatttttttttttcctttcaaattcTATGCAAAATTTTCCACATTAAACAGCCTTTTTTTACCCTTGTCTAAATcgaattaataacaataataattattgcgtaattaaaa
This portion of the Vigna unguiculata cultivar IT97K-499-35 chromosome 6, ASM411807v1, whole genome shotgun sequence genome encodes:
- the LOC114189207 gene encoding BOI-related E3 ubiquitin-protein ligase 1-like translates to MAVDASYMNLLPSQSLTNREIIKSNQQQYHQLNCDYICNTQMDSALPLPAAAAAMPESLLSFYQSSFCDPNKADSGLTYNLPLQRKRSRDFTTELTSLPPHHKNKISPQPSFLTQDILYQFHHHQSEIDRVLAHHTEKVRMELEEQKMRQSRILASAIQEAMAKKLKEKDEEIQRMGKLNWALQERVKNLCVENQIWRDLAQTNETTANYLRTNLEQVLAHAGEERAAVADDAQSSCGSNDAAEGCEDTAASGGGARLCRSCGVRESVVLLLPCRHLCLCTMCGSTVRNCPICDSGMDASVHVNLS